A part of Timaviella obliquedivisa GSE-PSE-MK23-08B genomic DNA contains:
- a CDS encoding DUF3352 domain-containing protein, with the protein MPLSAAIALTGGGIALWWVVQQNTPVEGLPVGSEILPQSTAMTLAFTTNETQWQQLQQFGNPDTKAALAENFAKLRDRYLTANGLDYNRDIKPWVGQEVTVAFLPPIAENNSPAIQSSNPNGLVDTPPVFILPIANPAKAQALMATPKTAAGQEWVERDYKGQKIREVHGKEEPAYAATVVNNRLVVVSPSAKAIEQVIDTFKGKPPLSRISEYNQSFKQLKTVAPFMRLYVNVPAAENMAISNPALPIPPQALSLLHNNQGMISTVNLGQEGMRMQGLSWVDANSKVRYRTDNKAQRMPSLLPAQTVMMTSGGSLKQFWQETSQKNEKNPAPRTLGYSTNAVQSGLENLTGMNVEKDFLPWMDGEFALGLITAPANLDPTPTAGIMLLMQVSDRPAAEQTLKKLDQVMRDRYQFQISQNDAGVVKWVSQFTALNATHGWLDGNVLYLAIGPGVSSLVAPAAGKTLAEADLFRKATATNLAANNGHFFLNVQPLANNTNLPFPILPTDNRALLNAIRAIGVTSAVQDGRTFRFDTQVLLQNSQTSEAVPAPSVSPSISPSPSP; encoded by the coding sequence GTGCCCCTGAGTGCCGCGATCGCCCTAACGGGTGGGGGTATAGCGCTGTGGTGGGTAGTGCAACAAAACACTCCGGTGGAAGGGTTGCCCGTGGGTTCGGAAATCTTGCCCCAATCCACGGCAATGACCTTAGCTTTTACCACTAACGAAACCCAATGGCAGCAGCTTCAACAGTTTGGCAATCCGGATACGAAGGCAGCTCTAGCAGAAAATTTTGCTAAATTGCGCGATCGCTACCTCACTGCCAACGGGCTGGACTATAACCGCGACATTAAGCCCTGGGTTGGGCAAGAAGTGACCGTGGCGTTTCTGCCGCCCATAGCAGAAAATAACTCACCTGCTATCCAATCCTCTAACCCGAACGGATTGGTAGATACGCCACCCGTGTTTATCCTACCGATCGCCAATCCTGCCAAAGCTCAAGCGCTGATGGCAACTCCCAAAACCGCTGCCGGACAAGAATGGGTAGAGCGCGACTATAAAGGACAAAAAATCCGAGAAGTCCACGGCAAAGAAGAACCCGCCTACGCTGCTACAGTCGTCAATAATCGCCTTGTCGTCGTATCGCCCAGCGCCAAAGCCATTGAGCAGGTCATCGACACCTTCAAAGGTAAGCCGCCTTTATCGCGCATTTCAGAGTATAACCAGTCGTTCAAGCAGCTTAAAACTGTTGCACCTTTCATGCGGCTATATGTCAACGTACCTGCCGCTGAGAACATGGCAATTAGTAACCCTGCGTTGCCGATTCCACCCCAAGCCCTCAGCTTGCTCCACAACAATCAGGGCATGATCAGCACGGTCAATTTGGGGCAAGAAGGCATGAGAATGCAGGGCTTGTCGTGGGTTGATGCTAACAGTAAAGTACGGTATCGAACCGATAACAAAGCCCAACGAATGCCCAGCCTGTTGCCTGCTCAAACTGTCATGATGACTTCGGGCGGCAGCCTTAAGCAGTTTTGGCAGGAGACAAGCCAGAAGAATGAAAAAAATCCTGCTCCTCGTACCTTAGGCTACAGCACTAACGCTGTGCAATCAGGGTTAGAAAATTTGACGGGCATGAATGTGGAAAAGGATTTTCTGCCTTGGATGGATGGAGAATTTGCGCTGGGCTTAATTACAGCGCCAGCCAACTTAGATCCCACTCCCACGGCTGGGATTATGCTGCTAATGCAGGTGAGCGATCGCCCTGCTGCTGAGCAAACGCTCAAAAAGCTTGATCAAGTGATGAGAGATCGCTACCAGTTCCAAATTAGCCAGAATGATGCTGGAGTCGTTAAATGGGTGTCTCAATTTACGGCGTTAAATGCAACCCACGGTTGGCTGGATGGGAATGTGCTGTACTTGGCGATCGGGCCGGGTGTCTCCAGCCTAGTTGCCCCCGCAGCCGGAAAAACATTGGCAGAAGCTGACCTATTCCGAAAAGCAACGGCGACTAATTTAGCAGCCAACAATGGTCATTTTTTCTTGAATGTGCAGCCGTTGGCAAATAACACAAACTTACCTTTTCCCATTTTGCCAACCGACAATCGGGCGCTTTTAAATGCAATTCGGGCGATCGGAGTAACGTCTGCGGTGCAAGATGGGCGCACCTTCCGATTTGACACCCAGGTTTTACTACAAAACTCTCAGACTAGTGAGGCAGTGCCAGCCCCGAGTGTCAGTCCAAGCATCAGCCCGTCGCCATCGCCCTAA